A single Pseudomonas sp. MM223 DNA region contains:
- the rcsC_9 gene encoding Sensor histidine kinase RcsC (*Name rcsC_9), whose amino-acid sequence MLPDSPPSITELQARVAELETRLAEREDATQAHNKLLGELLDSSLANVFAADRKMRLVAINRTARETFKHYRGFVPQIGDYVPQFLDKQHDIMGRLAPVWPRVLAGEAFIDTITLGPPDALRHYEIRYHPLRDAQQQIQGGYMFAYDITERVAEQERLHQAEDALRQSQKMEALGQLTGGIAHDFNNLLGSLLGALELAEQRLGQQRLTDTARLLELGRNNALRAAAQVQHLLAFSRQQTLSPQPVDVQRLVTDMGDLIRSSTGPHIDFHDQTLAGQWPIRIDPQQLENALLNLCINARDAMPLGGVLSLACENVEVDAAKAKCLDLPAGRYLHVRVTDTGIGMSGEVRQRALEPFYTTKPLGQGTGLGLSMVYGFARQSGGQLEIESVSGQGTCAHLYFPMEESAPVCSHDAPAAHTGEPLPQRVHRIMLVEDQPALRLVLVEVLTELGHKVQAFEQGKQAIEALHESPAPDLLITDVGLPGGVDGYQLAQAFRGLVAQGPVLLITGYDAATVNANTLPGRGIELLSKPFNLKTLGERVDRLLGAAP is encoded by the coding sequence ATGCTGCCAGACTCACCGCCTTCCATCACCGAGTTGCAGGCGCGTGTCGCAGAGCTGGAAACACGCCTGGCCGAACGTGAAGACGCTACGCAGGCACACAACAAACTGCTCGGTGAACTGCTGGACAGCAGCTTGGCCAACGTGTTTGCCGCAGACCGCAAGATGCGCCTGGTCGCCATCAACCGTACAGCCCGTGAAACCTTCAAGCATTACCGTGGTTTCGTGCCGCAGATCGGCGATTACGTACCGCAGTTCCTCGACAAACAACACGATATCATGGGCCGCCTGGCGCCCGTCTGGCCGCGTGTGCTGGCCGGTGAAGCGTTTATCGATACCATTACCCTCGGGCCACCTGATGCCCTGCGCCATTACGAGATCCGCTACCACCCGCTGCGCGATGCACAGCAGCAGATTCAGGGTGGCTACATGTTCGCCTATGACATCACTGAGCGCGTTGCAGAACAGGAACGCCTGCATCAGGCTGAAGATGCCCTGCGCCAGTCACAGAAGATGGAAGCCCTCGGCCAGTTGACCGGGGGCATCGCCCACGACTTCAACAACCTGCTGGGCAGCCTGCTCGGCGCACTGGAACTGGCCGAGCAACGCCTGGGCCAGCAACGCCTTACCGACACTGCCCGGCTTCTGGAGCTTGGCCGCAACAATGCACTGCGCGCAGCCGCTCAAGTGCAGCATCTGTTGGCGTTCTCGCGCCAGCAAACCCTGTCGCCACAACCCGTCGATGTGCAACGCCTGGTCACCGACATGGGCGACCTGATTCGCAGTTCGACCGGGCCGCATATCGACTTCCACGACCAGACACTGGCTGGACAATGGCCGATCCGCATCGACCCGCAACAGTTGGAAAATGCCTTGCTCAACCTGTGTATCAACGCACGTGATGCCATGCCTCTGGGTGGTGTGCTGAGCCTCGCCTGCGAAAATGTCGAGGTCGATGCCGCCAAGGCCAAGTGCCTGGACCTGCCTGCGGGCCGGTATTTGCATGTGCGCGTCACAGATACCGGCATTGGCATGTCCGGCGAAGTTCGCCAGCGTGCCCTTGAGCCCTTCTATACCACCAAGCCGCTTGGCCAGGGAACCGGGCTCGGGCTGTCGATGGTCTACGGCTTTGCAAGACAGTCCGGCGGGCAACTGGAGATCGAAAGCGTGTCCGGCCAAGGTACTTGTGCCCACCTGTACTTCCCCATGGAAGAAAGCGCCCCCGTTTGCAGCCATGACGCGCCAGCCGCCCACACTGGCGAGCCATTACCGCAGCGTGTACACCGGATCATGCTGGTGGAGGACCAACCGGCCCTGCGCCTGGTACTGGTCGAGGTGCTGACGGAGCTGGGCCACAAGGTGCAAGCGTTCGAACAGGGCAAACAGGCAATTGAAGCCTTGCACGAGAGCCCCGCCCCCGACCTGCTGATCACCGATGTCGGGCTACCAGGCGGGGTCGATGGCTACCAGCTTGCGCAGGCATTCCGGGGCCTCGTGGCGCAGGGGCCGGTGTTACTGATTACCGGCTACGATGCTGCCACCGTCAATGCCAATACCCTGCCCGGCAGGGGCATCGAGTTACTGTCCAAACCCTTCAACCTGAAGACGCTCGGCGAACGGGTCGACCGGCTGTTGGGCGCCGCCCCGTAA
- the norG_1 gene encoding HTH-type transcriptional regulator NorG (*Name norG_1): protein MKRYERFADDIAELIRSGVLGPGQRVPSVRYASQTHGVSPSTVFQAYYLLERRGLIRARPRSGYFVNAHAPRQFSEPQALQPVSESTDVDVSALVFSILDSIKDPNTIPFGSAFPSPELFPLQRLSRSLASASRSMDPRMVVTDLSPGNPQLRRQIALRYMVGGLMLPMEELLITNGALEALNLCLQAVTQPGDLVAIEAPAFYACLQVLERLKLKAVEIPVHPREGMDLGALAQTLEKHPVKAVWCMTNFQNPVGASMPEAKKQALVELLTRHQVPLIEDDVYAELYYSQQAPKPAKAFDTQGLVMHCGSFAKSLAPGYRIGWVAAGRFAQKIERLKLMTSLCASMPAQAAIADYLQHGGYDRHLRKLRYALEGQQANMLAAITRHFPAQTRVSQPSGGYFLWLELPEQIDALKLFHMALAQGISIAPGPIFSPTRRFGNCIRLNYGSPWHEGAERAMETLGRIIRSF, encoded by the coding sequence ATGAAACGCTACGAACGCTTCGCCGACGACATTGCCGAACTGATCCGCTCCGGGGTACTGGGCCCAGGCCAGCGCGTGCCTTCGGTACGCTACGCCAGCCAAACCCACGGGGTCAGCCCGTCAACCGTGTTCCAGGCCTACTACCTGCTGGAGCGGCGCGGGCTGATCCGTGCCCGGCCGCGCTCGGGCTATTTCGTCAACGCCCACGCCCCGCGCCAGTTCAGCGAGCCGCAGGCGTTGCAGCCGGTCAGTGAGTCCACGGACGTGGACGTCAGCGCATTGGTGTTCTCGATCCTCGACTCGATCAAGGACCCCAACACCATACCGTTCGGCTCAGCCTTCCCCAGCCCCGAACTGTTCCCGCTGCAGCGCCTGTCGCGCTCGCTGGCCAGCGCCAGCCGCAGCATGGACCCGCGCATGGTGGTGACCGACCTGTCACCCGGCAACCCACAGCTGCGCCGGCAAATTGCCCTGCGCTACATGGTCGGCGGGCTGATGCTGCCGATGGAAGAGCTGCTGATCACCAACGGTGCACTGGAAGCCTTGAACCTGTGCCTGCAAGCAGTGACCCAACCGGGCGACCTGGTGGCCATCGAGGCCCCCGCCTTCTATGCCTGCCTGCAAGTGCTGGAGCGGCTTAAGCTAAAGGCTGTGGAAATCCCCGTGCACCCACGCGAAGGCATGGACCTGGGGGCACTGGCACAAACGCTGGAAAAACACCCGGTGAAAGCCGTCTGGTGCATGACCAACTTCCAGAACCCGGTAGGCGCAAGCATGCCGGAAGCGAAAAAGCAGGCGCTGGTGGAACTGCTAACGCGTCACCAGGTGCCGTTGATCGAAGACGACGTGTACGCCGAGCTGTATTACTCGCAACAGGCGCCAAAGCCAGCCAAGGCTTTCGACACCCAGGGCCTGGTGATGCACTGCGGTTCGTTCGCCAAAAGCCTGGCACCCGGTTACCGCATCGGCTGGGTGGCGGCCGGGCGCTTTGCGCAGAAGATCGAGCGGCTGAAGCTGATGACCTCGCTGTGTGCCTCGATGCCGGCCCAGGCAGCGATAGCCGACTACCTGCAGCACGGCGGCTACGACCGCCACCTGCGTAAACTGCGCTATGCCCTGGAAGGCCAGCAGGCCAATATGCTGGCAGCCATCACACGCCATTTCCCGGCGCAAACACGGGTCAGCCAGCCGTCCGGTGGTTACTTCCTGTGGCTGGAGTTGCCCGAGCAGATAGACGCACTCAAGCTGTTCCACATGGCCCTGGCCCAAGGCATCAGTATCGCCCCCGGGCCGATCTTCTCGCCCACCCGACGCTTCGGCAACTGCATCCGCCTGAACTACGGCAGCCCTTGGCATGAGGGCGCCGAACGGGCCATGGAAACCCTTGGGCGCATCATTCGCTCGTTCTGA
- a CDS encoding Homocitrate synthase, producing MPLPKEVRLVEVGPRDGLQNEAQPISVADKVRLVDDLTEAGLAYIEVGSFVSPKWVPQMAGSAEVFAGIQQRPGVTYAALAPNLRGFEDALAAGVKEVAVFAAASEAFSQRNINCSISDSLKRFEPIMEAARNHGVRVRGYVSCVLGCPYEGKVNAEQVAPIARALHDMGCYEVSLGDTIGTGTAGDTRRLFEVVSAQVPREQLAGHFHDTYGQALANVYASLLEGINVFDELGGRAGRLPIRQRGDRQHRHGRRGVPAAGAGHCYRHRPGQTDRRRPTHQPCAGPRQWVAGGAGAQRTVSHTGVTYLWVKCYRPTFHSKKSGNRETNRQNFRRSGFGKNR from the coding sequence ATGCCCTTGCCCAAAGAAGTCCGTCTGGTCGAAGTAGGCCCCCGCGACGGTTTGCAGAACGAAGCCCAGCCCATCAGCGTTGCCGACAAGGTGCGCCTGGTGGACGACCTCACCGAGGCGGGCCTTGCCTATATCGAGGTGGGCAGCTTTGTCTCGCCCAAGTGGGTGCCACAGATGGCCGGTTCCGCCGAGGTGTTCGCCGGTATTCAGCAGCGCCCTGGTGTGACCTATGCGGCACTGGCACCAAACCTGCGCGGCTTTGAGGACGCACTGGCTGCCGGGGTGAAGGAAGTGGCGGTGTTCGCAGCTGCCTCCGAAGCGTTCTCGCAGCGCAACATCAATTGCTCGATCAGCGACAGCCTCAAGCGCTTCGAACCGATCATGGAAGCCGCGCGCAACCACGGTGTGCGCGTGCGCGGCTATGTGTCGTGCGTGCTCGGTTGCCCCTATGAAGGCAAGGTCAACGCCGAGCAGGTGGCCCCGATTGCCCGCGCCCTGCATGACATGGGCTGTTACGAGGTCTCGCTGGGCGACACCATTGGTACAGGGACCGCTGGCGATACCCGGCGCCTGTTCGAGGTGGTATCGGCCCAGGTTCCGCGCGAGCAACTGGCCGGGCATTTTCATGATACCTATGGCCAGGCATTGGCCAACGTCTATGCCAGCCTGCTCGAAGGTATCAACGTGTTCGACGAGCTCGGTGGCCGGGCTGGGCGGCTGCCCATACGCCAAAGGGGCGACCGGCAACATCGCCACGGAAGACGTGGTGTACCTGCTGCAGGGGCTGGGCATTGCTACCGGCATCGACCTGGACAAACTGATCGCCGCCGGCCAACGCATCAGCCGTGTGCTGGGCCGCGGCAATGGGTCGCGGGTGGCGCGGGCGCGCAGCGCACAGTGAGTCACACGGGTGTCACATACCTGTGGGTGAAGTGTTACCGCCCCACGTTTCACAGCAAAAAATCGGGTAACAGGGAAACAAATCGACAGAATTTCAGGCGAAGCGGTTTCGGCAAAAATCGCTAA
- the cueR_2 gene encoding HTH-type transcriptional regulator CueR (*Name cueR_2), with product MSTQTYSISDLSRELDITTRAIRFYEEQGLLSPERRGLERIYTARDKVSLKLILRGKRIGFSLAECRELIELYDPTSGNLKQLNSMLAKIAERRAQLEQQMLDIHQMQLELDTAQERCEQALAATLNNKDNR from the coding sequence ATGAGCACCCAGACCTACAGCATCTCCGACCTGTCCCGCGAGCTGGACATCACCACCCGCGCCATTCGCTTCTACGAGGAACAGGGCCTGCTGAGCCCCGAGCGCCGAGGCCTGGAACGTATCTACACGGCGCGCGACAAAGTCAGCCTGAAGCTCATCCTGCGCGGCAAGCGCATCGGCTTTTCGCTGGCCGAGTGCCGCGAACTGATCGAGCTGTACGACCCCACCAGCGGCAACCTCAAGCAGCTCAACAGCATGCTGGCAAAAATCGCCGAACGGCGTGCCCAACTGGAACAGCAGATGCTCGACATCCACCAGATGCAACTGGAACTGGACACCGCCCAGGAGCGCTGTGAACAAGCCCTGGCCGCCACCCTGAACAACAAAGACAACCGCTGA
- the rhaR_3 gene encoding HTH-type transcriptional activator RhaR (*Name rhaR_3), which translates to MKSTLPGVPLFKLYGENQAWPGTDLLHCESIPARSRLHHWEIKPHQHAELFQLLYVQRGQAQVEVEGVRSAIGEAAIQVVPPMTVHGFRFSADIQGYVLTFGTALVANLEQRLGTPLTVLAKPACYPLGQDRVHLRSLIGTLQQEYQGNAPARAAMLEALMTALMVWISRRQQLGQAPRNRDERDRQLLGQYLRLVEAHYREHLSVEQFAARLSVPSLQLNQLCRALSGQTALQVVHQRLLLEARRNLIYTRMSIGQLSDSLGFTDPTYFARWFKRLSGQTPNGYRRSGLSESSLSAGTSNTFSALA; encoded by the coding sequence ATGAAATCCACCCTCCCCGGCGTCCCGTTGTTCAAGCTGTATGGCGAAAACCAGGCCTGGCCCGGCACCGACCTGCTGCACTGCGAGTCGATCCCGGCGCGTAGCCGCCTGCACCACTGGGAAATCAAGCCGCACCAGCATGCCGAGCTGTTCCAGCTCCTTTACGTACAGCGCGGCCAGGCCCAGGTGGAGGTCGAAGGCGTGCGCAGTGCCATCGGCGAGGCGGCGATCCAGGTGGTGCCGCCGATGACCGTGCATGGCTTTCGCTTCAGCGCCGATATCCAGGGGTATGTGCTGACCTTTGGCACCGCACTGGTGGCAAACCTGGAGCAGCGCCTGGGTACGCCACTGACGGTGCTGGCAAAACCTGCGTGTTACCCGCTGGGCCAGGACCGTGTGCACCTGCGCAGCCTGATCGGCACCTTGCAGCAGGAGTACCAGGGCAATGCCCCGGCACGGGCGGCCATGCTTGAGGCGTTGATGACCGCACTGATGGTGTGGATCAGCCGTCGCCAGCAGTTGGGGCAAGCGCCGCGCAACCGGGATGAGCGTGACCGCCAGTTGCTGGGGCAGTACCTGCGGCTGGTGGAAGCGCATTACCGCGAGCACCTGTCGGTAGAACAATTTGCCGCGCGGTTGAGTGTTCCCAGCTTGCAGCTGAACCAGCTGTGCCGGGCGTTGAGTGGCCAGACTGCGCTGCAGGTGGTGCACCAGCGTTTGCTGCTGGAGGCGCGGCGTAACCTGATCTACACGCGGATGAGTATCGGGCAGTTGTCGGATAGCCTGGGCTTCACCGACCCGACGTACTTTGCCCGGTGGTTCAAGCGCCTGAGTGGGCAGACGCCCAATGGGTATCGCAGGTCGGGGTTGTCTGAATCATCTTTGTCGGCCGGTACAAGCAACACATTTTCAGCCCTTGCTTGA